The Thermodesulfobacterium sp. TA1 sequence TACGATTTATCCTCCCATTTCTTCACTACCTTAGGATATATCTTACCCCATCTTCCCCTTAATCTTAATATCCCCTCCTTAGCTCTTTCTTCTGTTTCTGCTCTATATATCCTTTTTTAATCTTCTGCAAATAAACCTCTATCTTTTGCCCGCACCTTATTTAAAGAATTCCTTACAGTATGTAATACACAAAGTTGCCATTCCGAAGCTGGATAAACCATCTTTATGGCATTTTCTATCCCAGGCAAATCATCCG is a genomic window containing:
- a CDS encoding transposase; translated protein: MGKPLRELNRRGVKKVQLFITDDLPGIENAIKMVYPASEWQLCVLHTVRNSLNKVRAKDRGLFAED